From the genome of Colwellia psychrerythraea 34H, one region includes:
- a CDS encoding GNAT family N-acetyltransferase, producing MNLVVTTSPTQEDLKALSVGIGSYNKDYLPDEVGFEKDTKFAVIAKDANGKVLGGIRANAFWNYCTIELLWLSEETRGLGLGTNLMEAAENFAKDRGFGYMRTETLSFQAKPFYEKLGYKVFGELPDYPKGHTTYCLVKKL from the coding sequence ATGAATCTCGTCGTAACTACTTCACCTACGCAGGAAGATCTTAAAGCATTAAGTGTTGGTATTGGGTCTTATAATAAAGATTACCTACCTGACGAAGTTGGTTTTGAAAAAGATACCAAATTTGCTGTCATTGCTAAAGACGCAAATGGAAAAGTCTTAGGAGGCATTAGAGCCAATGCATTCTGGAACTACTGCACGATTGAATTGCTTTGGTTATCTGAAGAAACTAGGGGCTTAGGGCTAGGTACTAATTTAATGGAAGCAGCTGAAAACTTTGCTAAAGACAGAGGGTTTGGCTACATGCGAACTGAAACACTTAGCTTCCAAGCTAAACCTTTCTATGAAAAGCTAGGTTACAAAGTATTTGGTGAGTTACCTGATTATCCAAAAGGTCATACAACATATTGTTTAGTAAAAAAACTATAA
- a CDS encoding cupin domain-containing protein, with protein MNKIIETILILLLLSVAYSSKADEPAKYNKILFKSFISEKDGKDVQIREALFPPKWKAPRHYHNSNLFIYVIEGEFEVELEGSKKITYRKGEALQMNSGIEMEARNPSNENSLKLAVFQVGNPDAAFVVPVE; from the coding sequence ATGAATAAAATTATTGAAACTATTTTAATTTTACTACTTTTAAGTGTGGCTTACTCATCTAAAGCGGATGAGCCAGCAAAATATAACAAGATACTATTTAAAAGCTTTATTTCTGAAAAAGACGGTAAGGATGTTCAAATTAGGGAAGCACTTTTTCCTCCTAAATGGAAAGCTCCTCGTCACTATCACAATAGCAATTTATTTATATATGTTATTGAAGGTGAGTTTGAAGTAGAACTCGAAGGTAGCAAAAAAATCACTTATCGAAAAGGTGAGGCTCTTCAAATGAATTCAGGCATAGAAATGGAGGCGCGTAATCCAAGTAATGAAAACTCATTAAAGTTGGCAGTATTTCAAGTTGGTAATCCTGATGCCGCATTTGTTGTACCAGTAGAGTAA
- a CDS encoding DUF922 domain-containing Zn-dependent protease, translating into MKVILLITIFLSFYSSAETIVVEDTLFYEVAPTSKDDLLETLNSSSPIREDGNVFHGYTKYEINWRFWWKSNNNQCAFTKVETTLKLKYTMPQLTSSKSDVNVVWSNWYPNLEKHEKGHGKLAKDTAFKIEKDLLSIGPKANCNLLEKAGNKLAYKLMATLKKANKQYDIKTNHGETQNAWLYLHL; encoded by the coding sequence GTGAAAGTAATACTATTAATAACTATCTTCTTGTCATTCTATTCAAGTGCAGAAACTATCGTTGTAGAAGATACTTTATTTTATGAAGTAGCCCCAACATCTAAGGATGACTTATTGGAAACTTTGAATAGCAGCTCACCAATCAGAGAAGATGGTAATGTTTTTCATGGTTACACTAAATATGAAATTAACTGGCGATTTTGGTGGAAATCAAATAATAATCAATGTGCTTTTACTAAGGTCGAAACAACACTGAAGTTAAAATATACGATGCCTCAGCTTACATCTTCAAAGTCAGACGTTAACGTTGTTTGGTCTAATTGGTATCCCAATTTGGAGAAACATGAAAAGGGACATGGGAAGTTAGCGAAAGATACTGCATTTAAAATAGAGAAAGATTTACTTTCTATTGGTCCTAAAGCCAATTGTAATCTATTAGAAAAAGCGGGAAATAAATTAGCATATAAATTAATGGCTACATTAAAAAAAGCTAATAAGCAGTATGACATCAAAACCAACCATGGTGAGACTCAAAATGCTTGGTTATATTTGCATTTGTAG